Within the Takifugu rubripes chromosome 8, fTakRub1.2, whole genome shotgun sequence genome, the region TGCTTTTGTTTGGAGATGTGAAGGTTTCTGGTTCATTTTATTGCTATCTGGTAAAAATAAATAGGTGGAACGCTTCAAATGCTGCAATACCTGTTTCTTTTTGACTGATTTATTAAATTAATGTGATTTAGTGTGTAGTGATTTGCTTCACTTTCACTCTCGTCAAAGATGTTTGTTTAATTGAACTGACATTTACCTTTTGAACAGgattttgttaatttaatatttttgcACAATTAATATCTCTGATTAAAGTCTCATGAAGTTATTAGAGTAAAGTTGTTGATTTTATTCAATAAGAAGACTGTTCAGGTTCTCTTTATTAAGATTACAGTTattgattaatatttaataaattattcagtaaaagaataaaatgaatTTCTAAACCATCACCGAACAATTCGTAATACATTAAGCTGTCAACCGCCAGTACAACATTTTAAGAAGTTATCAAAATTTACAcggaaatatgaaaaataaatcaggtGTTACATGCtataaacacaagaaaattCACTCTATCATGTTTACTGGAGTGATTGTCAGCGGCTCATCGTTCTTTCCGTACTTATTGGAGCAGGGGCTGAAGAACGGGTAGATGGAGTCACTGAAGGAGTCGTTGAAAGTGTAGATGTGGAGTTGGGCATTAACATTGTAGAAAGACACCTGGAGGAACAGGGAGAGAAAATTGAATTTGAAACACCTGGCATAGCCATGCATGGCTACACGGAAAAGAAagttcccacaatgcacctgtcCATTTTCAAAGTCCACAAATATCCCGATCTTATGCGGCTGGAGGTTCAGGTGCACGTCTGAGGAGTGGACGGTGTGAAAGGCGTACCTCTCTCTGAATAGAGAAAAAAGGCCGACGGCACATCAAAAACAAGTGGCTCATCAAAGTTTATATGGTTGCAGTTTCCAGGAAATTCCAAACATTCAGTTTAGGGAAGAAATGGTTAACTCACTTGTCTCTAAGGCTGAGGAACCAGTATCCGTTGCCCGGAGTAACTGTGATTTTTCCCTTCCTGCTGACCGATTTTCTGGCCACCCCCAGATCCCAGTCTGTCTTCCCAGTAACATCCACCTGTTCAAAACCACATCCTGTCTTCGTATGGTCACTGGTGGACGCCCACGCTAAAGGGATGTGGAGAAGGTCTCACCTCCCAGTAGTGTCTCCCAGATGACATCATCTCCCTGCCCAACACGCAGATGATCCGGTCAAACCGCTCCTGGTTGTCGGGCAGCAGCTGGTGTTGATCCCCGCACCAgacctgcacaaacacaagccCGCTCATGCGAAACCTCCCACACCATCTcaaagcacacgcacacacacggatctCGTCTCACACTCTTCATGTCGTCTGATATGATCAGCCTGGGGTGGGCAGTGTTGACATCCAGCGTCACATCCACTGTTAAGACAAGACAAAAGGAAGAAACGGTTGCATTGACTCACGTACAGTATGTGTCTCAGAACACTGTGGGGAGGTGTCTAACCTGCAtactcctgcagcctcttcatCCCTGCAGAAACATGTGGCTAAAACATTAATGTGCACTTTATCATTTATTGTGTTGGATCATTTAAGGCGGTATTGGAGTGGACACTCACTGGGCTGTGGTTGCACTGGACTGAGTTCCATTGATGTCATGGGAAAACCTGCAGGAACAAATAAAGTATGCACTCTGCTATTAGCTTTTCATTTGGGACTGGGGTGTTGGGATTAACATTTCAAGGTAATGACACGTTTTATaattcatgacatcatttttttttgcaACGTTATGGCGTTAATGTCAAGAATCGTGAAGTCAAACCTTTTTCTGCCACATTCTTCAGCTCTTGGTTGAATCGCTCCACCTGAACTGCCAGCTTTCTGTAGATATTCTTTGTTCCCAGATAggtgccgatggacactgccgACCAGTCTTGGACAGGTGGAGGGAGGATGAGCGAGGGGAACGTCTGGAAGAGTTCCACGATTTATTCAAGGTTTTCCATAATGTTCGGTCTAACACCCACCTCACTGAAGCTTCACCAACCTTGATGCAGTGTGTGAAGTCATCTGATTGGGCGAGCTCTTCGAGGGCACTCACTCTTCTCTGCAGTTCTTTATTCTCCTGTTCCAGTTTCTTCAACGCAGCTTCAGCCTGTTTCTCCACTGCCTTTTGGCTCATTTCCATCAACTCGATCAGCTCTACCTGTGTGCGCTCGATGGCAGACATAAGCGCAGAAAACAGGCAGATGCTGCCTGCCATCTCAGTCTCCAGTTCAACCTAGGACATCATTATCAAGGAAAATCACTTAGACGAACTCCAACTAAAGGCAGTAATAACAGTTAAAACTGGCATGAATTCAATTATTACAGCCAAAATGATAGTTAAAGTAATTCTATTTGAATTTTGTTTATAgattttgttttgaaatttGTCAAGTGAAGAAAATCCCTTAATGCACTCTTGAGGTATTGGATTACTGTGGCATGACCATGTTTGGACCAACTTcaaattgaaaatgaaaattcACCAAATTCGTACATTTATCATTTAGTTCATAAATTAATTTACAtcaaaaatccttttaaaagtTAGGACGTATGCTATGGAAGGTGTGCAGCCATGcttaaaaaagacattaaataagaaaacaagcaCTTCCGTATCAATCtaggagtgggcgtggccaaacCAAACCCAAGAAATGGCTTTAGCGTATTTGTTCGTATTTTTAACTGTTGCTGCGATTTCTTTTACGCTATATACTGTAGAGTGAAATAAAACACATATTAGTAATAATGATAGAAAAGAGATTTTAAGTACACCTCGGAGTCTTTGGTAATAATGCTAATTGTCAATGGACTGTTTAAAGCGAACGAGGATGGAAACACGCCAGCAAACAGGTATGGATGGACAGCATTTTCAAGTAATTAAAGTATCTTCTCAGTATGATAGAACTATTTCTACTTTGCAAGTGCCGCTTTTGGTTGCCTGGGTAACAGCGGACTTGACAGCTGTTTCGATTTAATTGATGGTTTCTGTGGTATAGGCAGGAATTGTAACAAAATATTTGTTGAATGTTCTTGCAGATGTATAGGAAACTACCTGTTGGGtaaaaaatgtgtataaaaacGGTAAATAAGAGGTGGTTGTATCAGTTTAATGAAGCGATTTAACGAAGTGATTTGCAAATGTGCATCGTTTACTTCTGCCCTCCGGCGGACTTAACACGCAACTACTGCGCAACCATTTTTTTAAAGTCCCAAACTGCTTCAAAATTTGAGATTATAGCCTTATtgtcattaaaaacatttgagataaaaacacagcagcgggggggggggggggtgttctaaTCTAATACAGGGTGGATTACAGTTTAAGAGTTAACTGTATGATTGTTCTACCTTCACGTTGGAGACGGATTCTCTGATCTCTTCCATCTTCctgattctctgtctgatcatTTCCTGGATCATCTGCTCCGACAGACGTAGCTGGACCGGCGCACCCATTCACAAACAAGACACGGATCATTGAAATAAGTTAATTGGATGTGTTTTAGTGTCTTTGGCCAAATACTTGGtcacataaaagcagcaaaagaTTTTGCAAGTTTTGAAATGACTTCAGCATGACCTGATCTCCAgttattttttttgtccctgTTCCCACCTTCTTTTCCAGCCATTCTTGTTTGATTGTCACTGTATCGTGGTCGTAATGGTCTTCGGTTTCACAATCAGGACAGATGCATACTCGGTCATTCTTGCAGTAAATCTAAatttggtaaaaaaaataaaaaaaaaggagcctaAATAATCGACCGATCTTCCTCTAAATGGGAGGCTTGTTAAAAAGAATTGCGATCATGAAATGCGAACCAGTAATCCTCTGTGGTGGACCTGGCAGAGAGGGAGGCTGCCGGCAGCTGTGGTCAGAGTGAATCGTCTCCGTCCTCTGGAGCCCAATGTgggaggaggtggcggagggGGTTTGGAGGCATGGTTCAGGGCACTGAGCGGGCTGTGGTTGGGTAGTGATGAAGCCAGTGTGGGGATAACTGTTGAGAAGGAACGGTAAAGGACTCACTGTTGGAGGAATCGGATTCTTTCAAGCATTAGTACCGGTTCAGGATGATTTGGATCTCACCACTGTCCTTCGAGGCAGGCGCAGTTAGCTTTTTCATGGACTTGGACTGTTTCATTTCTTCCACAAAAGTGCACGGATTGCCCCCGTCCCCTCTCTTCCCCGTCACCggtcctccccctctcctcatgGCTTTGAACTGTTCCGTGATCTCCCGCAGCGTCCTATTGATCTGGAGGTTGGGCCTCTTCTGGAAGGTTTTTTTACACAGGGGGCACCGACACACCTGAGATGTGATGGATTGAAAAAGAGGTGGGGAATAAAAGAGCAAATTAAACATATTCCCTTGGATTATCGTCAATGATCCGATACC harbors:
- the LOC101075897 gene encoding E3 ubiquitin-protein ligase TRIM21, with product MSLQGRLLSDEQFQCSICLDLFTNPSSTPCGHSFCLGCISEYWSSAKVCRCPLCKKTFQKRPNLQINRTLREITEQFKAMRRGGGPVTGKRGDGGNPCTFVEEMKQSKSMKKLTAPASKDSVIPTLASSLPNHSPLSALNHASKPPPPPPPTLGSRGRRRFTLTTAAGSLPLCQVHHRGLLIYCKNDRVCICPDCETEDHYDHDTVTIKQEWLEKKLRLSEQMIQEMIRQRIRKMEEIRESVSNVKVELETEMAGSICLFSALMSAIERTQVELIELMEMSQKAVEKQAEAALKKLEQENKELQRRVSALEELAQSDDFTHCIKTFPSLILPPPVQDWSAVSIGTYLGTKNIYRKLAVQVERFNQELKNVAEKGFPMTSMELSPVQPQPRMKRLQEYAVDVTLDVNTAHPRLIISDDMKSVWCGDQHQLLPDNQERFDRIICVLGREMMSSGRHYWEVDVTGKTDWDLGVARKSVSRKGKITVTPGNGYWFLSLRDKERYAFHTVHSSDVHLNLQPHKIGIFVDFENGQVSFYNVNAQLHIYTFNDSFSDSIYPFFSPCSNKYGKNDEPLTITPVNMIE